One Haloplanus sp. GDY1 DNA window includes the following coding sequences:
- a CDS encoding cytochrome c3 family protein produces MTTDDRTYYSAEDFGDTYYEDEHYGPDDPNSHHTTTECDNCDRPIPESEIYCADCERELAEANARPEAYVPEFDDIAVGYETTIDDLAFVVVPACSRYEAIIKATYALDDRETKPDLPTGFDGRTFILVHETSESTIRPFTNGWGSLPDAVPVASEDGLRLFNKARNRTDWLDDPVEEIPTSPWFYLLDAEGAPITAASEFVALIDGYNVPDDPEEYTRPEYGSTEAELWIVPAFAYTVRPAITS; encoded by the coding sequence ATGACTACCGACGACCGCACCTACTACAGCGCCGAGGACTTCGGCGACACCTACTACGAAGACGAACACTACGGCCCAGACGACCCGAATTCGCACCACACCACCACCGAGTGCGACAACTGCGACCGTCCGATTCCCGAAAGCGAGATTTACTGTGCGGACTGCGAACGCGAGCTCGCGGAAGCCAACGCGCGTCCCGAGGCCTACGTACCCGAATTCGACGACATCGCTGTTGGCTACGAGACTACCATCGATGACCTCGCGTTCGTCGTCGTACCCGCCTGCTCACGCTACGAAGCAATCATCAAGGCCACCTACGCTCTGGATGATCGCGAGACCAAGCCCGACCTCCCAACTGGATTCGACGGCCGGACGTTCATCCTCGTCCACGAGACCTCCGAGTCTACCATCCGACCGTTCACCAACGGATGGGGCTCGCTCCCCGATGCTGTGCCCGTCGCCAGCGAAGACGGCCTCCGCCTGTTCAACAAGGCACGGAATCGGACGGACTGGCTCGACGACCCGGTCGAGGAAATACCGACCTCACCCTGGTTCTATCTTCTTGACGCGGAGGGCGCCCCAATCACGGCGGCCAGCGAGTTCGTAGCCCTCATCGACGGATACAACGTCCCTGACGATCCCGAGGAGTACACACGTCCCGAATACGGAAGTACAGAAGCGGAACTCTGGATCGTCCCGGCGTTCGCATACACGGTGAGGCCGGCTATTACATCTTAA
- a CDS encoding XF1762 family protein — protein sequence MHLHHPQSRVIRPLRPGDIVAFPYLDAVGRYLSDDATPMFEWYIPPGSPLCLGHPSAITTPDTDDMDAMVDSGEVVIVATGFDSLADYEAHQTYRDCDPRLVSPGGAPATSYLELRAERGRGARERVNGFLKHPTVQYRHDPVTKPFRIALTAVYDERDVAMAVLGRPSGRHNADGRTLELYRFAAHPDRPANTGSWLLSRCCRWATLEGYDRLLTYAGVQNDNEGTMYQAAGFDHLDTTTADRSKWHSRSGRVGGGTYRKRRYARHLSDHPLEARRPAGRVDAEQSQLTDRGTARSSVCALPRNIVQDDLIQTREESPDRRGASLSPDAQALLEERGPDGGVPRETTHAPLVACFGYRTPEDALVTVLAVRDYSVEQNPRNNTAAVTLSSVAIEPDVLAYPVNALRALIADAVEWASLHGYATVESRLESPTATSALDGLTTPIGFGTDSVGTGMVSPSQTPSSA from the coding sequence GTGCATCTCCATCACCCCCAGTCCAGAGTAATACGGCCGCTTCGCCCCGGCGACATCGTTGCCTTTCCCTATCTCGACGCCGTCGGTCGCTACCTCAGCGACGACGCCACACCGATGTTCGAGTGGTACATCCCGCCGGGTAGCCCACTCTGTCTCGGGCATCCCTCTGCCATCACCACGCCCGACACGGACGATATGGATGCGATGGTTGACTCTGGTGAGGTCGTCATCGTCGCAACTGGCTTCGACTCCCTCGCCGACTACGAGGCCCATCAGACCTATCGCGATTGCGACCCCCGACTTGTCTCCCCAGGTGGAGCACCCGCGACCAGCTACCTCGAGCTTCGCGCCGAACGTGGACGCGGCGCTCGCGAGCGGGTCAACGGGTTTCTGAAACACCCAACCGTCCAATATCGGCACGACCCCGTCACCAAGCCGTTCCGAATCGCGCTCACCGCAGTCTACGATGAGAGAGACGTCGCGATGGCAGTCCTCGGCCGCCCGAGCGGACGACACAACGCCGATGGGCGCACCCTCGAACTGTACCGCTTCGCCGCTCATCCCGACCGGCCTGCGAACACCGGGTCCTGGCTCCTCTCACGATGTTGCCGATGGGCGACGCTCGAAGGCTACGACCGACTCCTCACGTACGCCGGCGTCCAGAACGACAACGAGGGAACGATGTATCAGGCCGCCGGGTTCGACCACCTCGACACCACTACCGCAGACCGAAGCAAGTGGCACTCCCGCAGCGGGCGTGTCGGTGGTGGAACGTACCGGAAGCGCCGCTACGCCCGTCACCTGTCCGACCACCCGCTCGAAGCCCGGCGGCCCGCTGGTCGCGTTGACGCCGAACAGTCTCAACTCACCGACCGGGGCACAGCACGCAGTTCTGTATGTGCATTACCCCGAAACATCGTGCAGGACGACCTCATCCAGACCCGTGAAGAGAGTCCAGACCGCCGAGGAGCCAGCCTCTCCCCGGACGCACAGGCGCTCCTCGAAGAACGGGGTCCAGACGGGGGCGTCCCCCGAGAAACAACCCACGCTCCGCTCGTCGCCTGCTTCGGCTACCGGACGCCCGAGGACGCTCTGGTGACCGTGCTCGCCGTCCGTGACTACTCCGTGGAGCAGAACCCACGGAATAACACGGCGGCCGTCACGCTGTCGTCTGTGGCGATAGAGCCGGACGTGCTTGCCTATCCAGTGAATGCTCTCCGCGCGCTCATCGCCGACGCCGTCGAGTGGGCATCGCTCCACGGATACGCGACCGTCGAGTCTCGCCTCGAGAGCCCCACCGCGACCAGTGCACTCGATGGCCTCACCACGCCCATCGGTTTCGGGACTGACTCGGTCGGAACGGGCATGGTGAGCCCATCGCAGACGCCGTCTTCGGCGTGA
- a CDS encoding DUF6610 family protein codes for MAHAQPQHATSESTIRALDIEAARRAEYVAFLSRHPFATDAHELGFVTGIREDCRLQIDHLRNVDVPLGMLDNDFHRPDLERYLETFRTYEPEIGVIGDAPTPEAAYRFVDAARDLKADYPDATLIIVPKCRGAIDIIGDAEIPGTPLVLGYSMGYSDILADDFSEVADWRGQRVHLLGASPPKQWAVIQQLTQPTLAGDPPADIIGLDWNGAHKVAYNGEFWSRDGWQRADHLSIRSTVRRSLREMRSYWEAPGVWPIRPTLRERHGTAVREPDDAVWAATGGDISEPDPLSGPDEWETRVDFDDDETYPIEHAIVVTYEDGRTLAYRSQTERDYVEYYEGLWNSVAEERV; via the coding sequence ATGGCACACGCCCAACCACAGCACGCGACATCGGAATCGACGATACGAGCCCTCGATATCGAGGCCGCACGCCGCGCTGAGTACGTCGCCTTCCTCTCGCGTCATCCCTTCGCGACCGACGCACACGAACTCGGGTTCGTCACCGGCATCCGCGAAGACTGTCGCCTCCAGATCGACCACCTCCGCAACGTCGACGTCCCCCTCGGAATGCTCGATAACGACTTCCACAGACCCGACCTCGAGCGGTATCTCGAAACCTTCCGAACGTACGAACCCGAAATCGGTGTGATCGGCGACGCCCCCACGCCCGAAGCCGCCTATCGCTTCGTCGACGCCGCACGCGACCTCAAAGCAGACTACCCAGACGCGACACTCATCATCGTCCCGAAATGCCGCGGGGCCATCGACATCATCGGGGACGCAGAGATCCCAGGGACGCCGCTCGTACTCGGTTACTCAATGGGGTATTCGGACATCCTTGCGGACGATTTCTCCGAGGTAGCCGACTGGCGCGGCCAGCGTGTGCATCTCCTCGGCGCAAGTCCACCGAAGCAGTGGGCCGTCATCCAGCAGCTCACCCAGCCAACGCTCGCCGGCGATCCACCCGCTGATATCATCGGACTCGATTGGAACGGCGCCCACAAAGTGGCCTACAACGGCGAATTCTGGTCGCGAGACGGATGGCAGCGCGCCGACCATCTCTCGATTCGCAGTACCGTTCGTAGAAGCCTCCGTGAGATGCGATCCTACTGGGAGGCACCCGGCGTGTGGCCCATTAGACCCACACTCCGTGAGCGTCACGGCACCGCTGTCAGAGAGCCCGACGACGCCGTATGGGCAGCCACAGGCGGAGATATCAGCGAACCCGACCCTCTCTCTGGCCCGGACGAATGGGAGACACGCGTCGACTTCGACGATGACGAAACCTATCCCATTGAGCACGCCATCGTCGTCACCTACGAGGACGGCCGAACGCTCGCGTATCGCTCTCAGACCGAGCGCGACTACGTCGAGTACTACGAGGGGCTGTGGAATAGCGTCGCCGAGGAGCGAGTGTGA
- a CDS encoding phage terminase large subunit family protein, which yields MPDDTQLLGRCPDCGERIATAWRLIDYEKADGTEGTWAECPACGEVVAPE from the coding sequence ATGCCCGACGACACGCAGCTACTCGGTCGCTGTCCGGATTGCGGTGAGCGAATCGCTACTGCGTGGCGGCTCATTGACTACGAAAAGGCTGACGGGACCGAAGGCACGTGGGCCGAGTGTCCTGCGTGTGGCGAGGTCGTCGCGCCGGAGTAG
- a CDS encoding TRAM domain-containing protein, giving the protein MEISDQLRCLFSASAEERDGSYVVEIPEQEIRLDNLQAGETYRVAVLPSPVTDDANETQAESHPEQTPQTPPVEEGELRTVEIGDIGDQGDGITRVERGFVVIVPDTEQGERVTIEITDVRENVAFADVVERVSYYD; this is encoded by the coding sequence ATGGAGATTTCCGATCAACTTCGCTGTCTGTTCTCCGCCTCTGCTGAAGAGCGAGACGGCTCGTATGTCGTTGAGATACCTGAGCAAGAGATTCGACTCGACAATCTTCAGGCGGGCGAGACGTATCGTGTGGCCGTTCTCCCATCACCGGTGACCGACGACGCCAACGAGACTCAGGCAGAATCGCACCCCGAGCAAACGCCACAGACCCCGCCTGTTGAGGAAGGTGAGCTGCGCACCGTCGAAATCGGAGACATTGGCGACCAAGGCGACGGTATCACTCGTGTCGAGCGAGGCTTCGTCGTCATTGTTCCTGACACTGAACAGGGTGAACGCGTCACCATCGAGATCACTGACGTGCGAGAAAACGTCGCCTTCGCGGATGTTGTCGAGCGCGTCAGTTACTACGA